The DNA segment TTGATTTACGAAATAAAATAAATTAAAAAACTTTTTTAAATTATTTAATAAAGATTTAGAGAAGTTTCGAGTGTTAATTGCTATATTGTTTAAATTATGATTATATATTAGTAATTTAATTGATATGGGAGGGGTTTATGGATAATTTACATAATCCAAGAGTTTTTAAAATAAATAGATTAAGTGCACATTCAAATCATAAATATGAAGGTTTAAATATAGAGTGGAAAAAATGTTTAAATGGAATTTGGGACTTTTCATATTGTAATACACCTAATTGGGCAAAAATTCAAGTTCCTGGTCATATGGAGTTACAAGGATATGGGGAACCACAATATGTGAATACAATGTATCCTTGGGATGGAAGAGAAAATTTAGAGCCAGGAGAAGTTCCAAAAGAGTTTAACCCTTTTGGAATTTATAAAAGAAATATAGATATACCAAAAGATTGGAAAAATAGACCAGTATATATTTCATTTCAAGGTGTTGAATCATCATTAGAATTATATTGCAATGGGGAGTTTGTAGGATATAGTGAAGATAGCTTCACACCGAGTGAGTTTGAACTGACAAAATATTTAAAGAATGAGAATAATGAAATAACAGTAAAAGTCTATAAATGGTGTAGTGGAAGTTGGTTAGAAGACCAAGATTTTTGGAGACTTTCAGGTATTTTTAGAGATGTTTATCTTTATTCAATTCCAGATGTACATGTAAAAGATATGTTTATAACGTCTGAATTAGTAAATAATTTTAAAAAGGCAACTTTAAAAAATATATTAAAAATTCAAAGTTATAAAGAAGCAATAGTAGATATTGAAATGGAACTTATAGATAAAGCAGAAGTTATCTTTAAAGTAGAAGAAAAAAATATAAAAATTGAAAAAGAATTAAAATTAGAGTTAAATAAAAAAGTAGAAAATCCAAAATTATGGAGTGCAGAAAAGCCTAATCTTTATGTTGTTAAAGTTTTAATTAAAGATACTAAAACAGGAGATATAATAGAAGAGTGTTGGCAAAAATTTGGATTTAGAAAATTTGAGATTTCAGATAAAATTATGAAAATAAATGGAGAGCGTATTGTATTTAAAGGTGTAAATAGACATGAGTTTAATTGCTACAAAGGAAGAGCAGTAACTGAAGAGGATATGATTTGGGATATAAAGTTTTTAAAAGCTAATAATTTTAATGCTGTTAGAACTTCACATTATCCAAATCAAACTAGGTGGTATGAGTTATGTGATGAGTATGGATTATATGTAATTGATGAAGTTAACTTAGAAACTCATGGAACTTGGCAAATTTTAGGACAACCGTGTCCAGAGAAAGTTATACCAAATAATAACCCAGAATGGTTAGAAAATATAATAGACAGAGCTAAATCTATGTTTGAAAGAGATAAAAATTATCCTTCTGTAGTAATTTGGTCTTGTGGAAATGAATCTTTTGGTGGAGAAAACTTATTTAAAATGTCTGAATTTTTAAGAAGTTTAGATAATACAAGAGTTATTCATTATGAGGGAATATTTTGGGATAGAAGATATGATAAAACTTCAGATATGGAAAGCAGAATGTATGCAAAAGTTTATGAGATTGAAAAGTATTTACAAGAAACACCTGAAAAACCATTTGTACTATGTGAATATTCTCATGCTATGGGAAATTCTAATGGTGGACTTCATAAATATACAGAGCTGGAAAGAAAATATCCAATGTATCAAGGTGGATTTATTTGGGATTACATAGATCAATCATTAATGAAAAAAGATTCTTTTGGTAAAGAATATTTAGCTTTTGGAGGGGATTTTGGAGATAGGCCAACTGATTATAATTTTTGTGTAAATGGAATTGTTTACGGAGATAGAAAACCATCGCCTAAAGTTCAAGAAATTAAACAACTATTTTCAGATTATAAAATAAATGTAGAGGAAAAATCTTTTACTATAATAAATGAAAGTTTATTCACAAATTGTTCAGAGTATGATACAAAAATAAAATTATTTAAAAATGGAATTAAAATATATGAAGAGAGTTTAGAATGTAATGTAAAACCATTGTCTGAAAAATCATTTAAATTAAATCTTCCTAAAGTAAAAGAGCATGGAGAATATACAATAGAGGTGTCTTTAAATTTAAAAGAAGATAGATTTTATGCTTTAAAAGGACATGAAATTTGTTTTGGACAAAAAATATATAAAATTGAAAAAAAAGTAAAAGAAAAATTAGAAGGAAAACCAACTTTTATAAATGGTGGATTTAATTTAGGAATAAAAACTAAAAAAATGGAATTAATATTTTCAAAAGCCTATGGAGGACTAATTTCATTAAAATTTGGTGGAAAGGAGTTTGTAGATGGCGTTGTAATGCCAAACTTCTGGAGAGCCTCAACAGACAATGATAGAGGAAATAAGATGCCATTTAGATATGCTCAGTGGAAGCTTGCATCAATGTATGCAAAAATGGTTGATGTAAAAGCTTTAGAAAGAGAAAATTCTGTAGAAATAAGAGCTAAGTATGAACTACCTACAAATCCTAGTTCAGTATGCGAGATTATATATGAAGGATTTGTTAATGGAAAATTAAAAATAAGCATGGAGTATAATGGAGTAAAAGGATTGCCTGAGATGCCATTGTTTGGAATGAGTTATAAAGTTCCAAAAGAGTTTAGTGAAATAAAATGGTATGGAATGGGACCAGAAGAAAATTATATAGATAGAGTTCATGGAGCTAAACTTGGTATTTTTGAAACAGATGTAAATAAAAATATGAGTGAATATGTTATTCCACAAGAGTGTGGAAATAGAATAGGAACTAGATGGGCAGAAATAACAAATAAGATGGGAGTAGGAATAAAGGTTTCAAGTGAGGAAACGTTTGAATTTAGTGCTTTACCTTATACGGTTAACGAAATAGAAAGTGCATACCATCACTACGAACTTCCTAAATCTCACTGTACTGCTTTAAATATAAATAAAATACAGATGGGAGTTGGAGGAGATGATTCATGGGGTGCTCCAACACATGATGAATATTTAATTCCAAGTGACAAAAAGTATTTGTTTAGTTACATAATAGAATCAAATATGTAAAACTCAAGCTAGAAGAGACCTCTTCTAGCTTTTCCTATTTCTCAAAGGTAATATTGCTAAAAAGTATAAAGCATGGTATAATAATACGTTAAATTTAATAGAGAATAGGAGAGTAAAATGACTATAGTAGAGTTTAAAAATGTATCAAAATCATTTTTTTCACAAAATTTATATAAACATGTTGATTTAGAAGTAAATTCTGGAGATAAAATAGCTCTTGTTGGAAACAATGGAACAGGAAAATCTACTTTAATTAAACTTTTATCTGGAGCAGAAAACCCTGATAGAGGAACTGTAATTAGAGAGGAAGAAGCAGTAATATCTTGTTTTGATCAATTTGGAAGAGTTGATTTAGATAGTAAAGTTCAAGATTTATTAAATTCACCTTTTGAAAAAGTAATGACTGTTCAAGCAGAATTAGATGCAGTTTCAGCAGAGTTTACAGGTGATATGGACAACGATGAGAAAATAATGGAAAAATATTCAAAATTATCTGATGAGTTTGAAAGTTTAGGAGGGTATTCATACATTCATGTTCAATCTGAATTTATAGATACTTTTGAACTAAATGATAAGTTAGATAAAAAGTTTAGAGAGTTAAGTGGAGGAGAAAGACAATATATAAGATTGGCTATAACTTTATTTAGTAATTCAGACTTAATAATTTTAGATGAGCCACTTTCATTCTTTGATAAGAAAAAGACAGCATGGTTAACAAATTATATTAATGATAGTCCAAAAGCATTTTTAGTAATATCACACAATATAGATTTTATAAGAACTTTTGCCACAAAAATCTTTGATATAGATAATAATAAAGTTGGAGTTTATGACTGTGATTATCCAGCTTATTTAAAAGAGAAAAAAGTTAGAATAGCAGAGGACAAAAAGAAAAATAGAGAAACTGAAGAAACAATAGAAGAAACTCAAGAAGCAATCGAAAAAAAATTAAAGTTATTAGAAAGATGTAATAATAAACATGCTCATGCTGTAATTTTAAGAAGAATGAGAAAAGAGCTAGAAAGATTACAAAGAGAAAGAATTAAATTCTCACCAGAGTATAAGTATAGTTATATTGATGCACCAGAAGATGTAATGA comes from the Cetobacterium somerae ATCC BAA-474 genome and includes:
- a CDS encoding glycoside hydrolase family 2 TIM barrel-domain containing protein is translated as MDNLHNPRVFKINRLSAHSNHKYEGLNIEWKKCLNGIWDFSYCNTPNWAKIQVPGHMELQGYGEPQYVNTMYPWDGRENLEPGEVPKEFNPFGIYKRNIDIPKDWKNRPVYISFQGVESSLELYCNGEFVGYSEDSFTPSEFELTKYLKNENNEITVKVYKWCSGSWLEDQDFWRLSGIFRDVYLYSIPDVHVKDMFITSELVNNFKKATLKNILKIQSYKEAIVDIEMELIDKAEVIFKVEEKNIKIEKELKLELNKKVENPKLWSAEKPNLYVVKVLIKDTKTGDIIEECWQKFGFRKFEISDKIMKINGERIVFKGVNRHEFNCYKGRAVTEEDMIWDIKFLKANNFNAVRTSHYPNQTRWYELCDEYGLYVIDEVNLETHGTWQILGQPCPEKVIPNNNPEWLENIIDRAKSMFERDKNYPSVVIWSCGNESFGGENLFKMSEFLRSLDNTRVIHYEGIFWDRRYDKTSDMESRMYAKVYEIEKYLQETPEKPFVLCEYSHAMGNSNGGLHKYTELERKYPMYQGGFIWDYIDQSLMKKDSFGKEYLAFGGDFGDRPTDYNFCVNGIVYGDRKPSPKVQEIKQLFSDYKINVEEKSFTIINESLFTNCSEYDTKIKLFKNGIKIYEESLECNVKPLSEKSFKLNLPKVKEHGEYTIEVSLNLKEDRFYALKGHEICFGQKIYKIEKKVKEKLEGKPTFINGGFNLGIKTKKMELIFSKAYGGLISLKFGGKEFVDGVVMPNFWRASTDNDRGNKMPFRYAQWKLASMYAKMVDVKALERENSVEIRAKYELPTNPSSVCEIIYEGFVNGKLKISMEYNGVKGLPEMPLFGMSYKVPKEFSEIKWYGMGPEENYIDRVHGAKLGIFETDVNKNMSEYVIPQECGNRIGTRWAEITNKMGVGIKVSSEETFEFSALPYTVNEIESAYHHYELPKSHCTALNINKIQMGVGGDDSWGAPTHDEYLIPSDKKYLFSYIIESNM
- a CDS encoding ABC-F family ATP-binding cassette domain-containing protein; the encoded protein is MTIVEFKNVSKSFFSQNLYKHVDLEVNSGDKIALVGNNGTGKSTLIKLLSGAENPDRGTVIREEEAVISCFDQFGRVDLDSKVQDLLNSPFEKVMTVQAELDAVSAEFTGDMDNDEKIMEKYSKLSDEFESLGGYSYIHVQSEFIDTFELNDKLDKKFRELSGGERQYIRLAITLFSNSDLIILDEPLSFFDKKKTAWLTNYINDSPKAFLVISHNIDFIRTFATKIFDIDNNKVGVYDCDYPAYLKEKKVRIAEDKKKNRETEETIEETQEAIEKKLKLLERCNNKHAHAVILRRMRKELERLQRERIKFSPEYKYSYIDAPEDVMITGKKEFEGPIVVLKDVMKEYPDKMLYKDANLVVDRDTKICIVGENGSGKSTLLKIIAGLDKPTSGEVFINEKATIAFIEQDTVFENENMYIKDYLKDKTGLSEEFIEAAIDNLYNNELEFRDKRIFMLSGGEKKRLEIFTNTLMETDLLIIDEPSTYMDDYSRTAIANMLLDYPGAVILVSHDKVLMRRIGFVTYDIRDNRFRIKN